Proteins encoded together in one Bacteroides zoogleoformans window:
- a CDS encoding sugar O-acetyltransferase: MKTELEKCLAGEVFNGGDKTLAAMTLNAKRLLKELNNTDYADMESKKNILQQLFGRVGKNIHLDIDFHCEYGKHIFVGNQVIINMNCTFVDNNIIEIGDNVLIASNVQLYTATHSTKVYERIVEDWGKGIGICKTYALPIKIGNGAWIGGGAIILPGVTIGKNSVIGAGSVVTHCIPDNCVAVGNPCRVIKHIDNK, from the coding sequence ATGAAAACAGAATTGGAAAAATGTTTAGCAGGAGAAGTTTTTAATGGTGGTGATAAAACTTTAGCAGCAATGACCTTAAATGCCAAAAGGCTACTGAAAGAATTGAATAACACGGATTATGCGGATATGGAATCAAAGAAAAATATCCTGCAACAACTGTTTGGAAGAGTAGGTAAAAACATCCATTTGGATATAGATTTCCATTGTGAATACGGGAAACATATCTTTGTGGGAAATCAAGTCATAATCAACATGAACTGCACCTTTGTGGATAACAATATTATTGAAATAGGCGATAATGTTTTAATCGCTTCCAATGTTCAGTTATATACAGCTACCCATTCTACTAAGGTATATGAAAGAATCGTAGAAGATTGGGGCAAAGGAATAGGTATTTGCAAAACTTATGCACTCCCTATAAAAATTGGTAACGGTGCGTGGATTGGTGGGGGAGCAATCATACTTCCGGGGGTAACCATTGGAAAAAATAGCGTTATCGGAGCAGGCAGCGTTGTCACCCATTGCATACCAGATAATTGCGTAGCTGTTGGAAATCCATGTAGAGTGATTAAACACATTGATAATAAATAG
- a CDS encoding IS110 family RNA-guided transposase: MDKDRIVAGLDVHKDTVYLCVLDTAETVIFANVYGTLTPDLQLMCSDMVPHGVTEAAMESTSTYWVPVWNALCDSMSLKLVNPYFIKQLPGRKSDVKDAQWIAECLLKHLIRGSFVPEKTVQDMRKYNRRIFDLNEDLTYNTNKLDAALQRCGFRLSNYVSRVNGKSYQKCVRAIITGITATEELVKLIHGKTLRKYGLNIIKDAVTGDFHQADICLLKQYAELIDVIGRQIEECRQALIAMCQEHFPQQFKRLQSIPGVKERAASAIIAETGADMKSFEKATNLVGWCGLKPRNDISNNKVKSNRTTHGNRFLRQILVEISRVASRTRNCFSSNFSCVQCTQRHKNKMKIQVAIARKLLVAVWHMLTKEEDFMDVYLKRLEKEAEWQNKIRELESLLVG; this comes from the coding sequence ATGGACAAAGACAGAATCGTGGCCGGCCTCGATGTGCACAAAGATACAGTTTATCTCTGTGTGTTGGACACTGCAGAGACCGTTATTTTTGCAAATGTTTATGGCACATTAACTCCGGATTTGCAACTTATGTGTTCGGATATGGTTCCTCATGGGGTGACAGAGGCGGCAATGGAAAGCACCTCGACCTATTGGGTTCCGGTGTGGAATGCCTTGTGCGATAGCATGTCGCTCAAATTGGTAAATCCTTATTTTATAAAGCAGCTTCCCGGTCGCAAGAGTGATGTGAAAGATGCCCAATGGATAGCGGAGTGTCTGTTGAAGCATCTGATTCGGGGAAGTTTTGTGCCGGAGAAGACCGTGCAGGATATGCGCAAGTATAACCGTCGCATCTTCGACCTGAATGAAGACCTGACGTATAACACCAATAAATTGGACGCTGCTTTACAGCGATGTGGTTTCCGGTTAAGTAACTATGTATCCCGCGTCAATGGAAAAAGTTATCAGAAGTGCGTCCGTGCGATAATAACCGGGATAACAGCCACTGAGGAGTTGGTGAAACTCATTCATGGAAAAACTCTACGTAAATACGGACTTAACATCATAAAGGATGCCGTAACGGGTGACTTTCACCAGGCAGACATCTGTTTATTAAAGCAATACGCAGAGCTTATAGACGTAATCGGGCGACAAATCGAAGAATGCAGGCAAGCTCTCATTGCCATGTGTCAGGAACATTTCCCGCAACAATTCAAACGTCTACAGAGCATCCCCGGTGTTAAAGAACGCGCAGCTTCAGCTATAATTGCGGAGACCGGGGCTGACATGAAATCGTTTGAAAAAGCAACAAATCTTGTTGGATGGTGTGGATTGAAACCACGCAATGATATAAGCAACAATAAAGTCAAGAGTAACAGGACGACGCATGGGAACCGATTTCTGCGTCAGATATTGGTTGAAATATCCCGGGTCGCATCAAGAACCCGAAACTGCTTTTCCTCAAACTTCAGCTGCGTGCAATGCACCCAACGGCATAAGAACAAGATGAAGATACAAGTAGCCATCGCCCGAAAGTTATTAGTCGCGGTATGGCACATGCTGACAAAAGAAGAGGATTTTATGGATGTTTATCTCAAGCGTCTTGAAAAGGAGGCGGAATGGCAAAATAAAATCCGGGAATTAGAATCGTTATTGGTCGGATAG
- a CDS encoding Crp/Fnr family transcriptional regulator: MDNIIRKIKSYYPISEGSLDVLKYHFKQHSFPAKTIIIQANHLDKQIYFIEKGITRSYILHNGKEITTWFSMEGDVTCGSWDLYHNKAGFEYVETLEETLVYSIAIEVLNSLYKSYIDIANWMRVLQQENFLKLQDTHISRLILSAQERYEKLAQEYPDIFSRVNLGHISTFLGITQQSLSRIRASY; encoded by the coding sequence ATGGACAATATAATAAGAAAAATAAAATCATACTATCCAATTTCAGAAGGTTCATTGGACGTACTAAAATACCACTTCAAACAACATTCTTTTCCAGCCAAAACTATTATTATACAAGCCAATCATTTAGATAAACAGATTTATTTCATTGAAAAGGGCATAACACGTTCATATATCCTGCACAATGGGAAAGAAATAACAACATGGTTTTCTATGGAAGGTGATGTCACTTGTGGTTCATGGGATTTATATCATAACAAGGCTGGATTTGAGTATGTCGAGACTTTGGAAGAAACATTAGTCTATTCCATTGCCATAGAAGTATTAAATAGTCTGTATAAGTCGTACATTGACATTGCCAACTGGATGAGAGTACTGCAACAAGAGAACTTTCTCAAATTACAGGATACACATATTTCTCGTCTGATTTTATCAGCCCAAGAACGTTACGAAAAATTAGCACAAGAATATCCAGATATTTTCTCACGAGTCAATTTAGGGCACATTTCGACCTTTTTGGGTATAACACAGCAGTCCCTTAGTAGAATTAGGGCTTCATATTAG